DNA from Haloplanus sp. HW8-1:
TCGGATTCTCGGAGTGTTCGATGAACGAGAGGACGTTCTCCGACCATCCCGAGATGTTGTAGACGTTCTCGTAGCCTTCTGGCGTCACCAGGTCGCCGTAGGCCGCGAGGTCGACGAGATACAGCGCGGTGTCCGCAGACACCTCGTCCCGATACGCATCGAACGCGTCCCTGACCGTCTGGGAATCGCGGGCCGTGAACGGCGTGTTGTCCCAGATCTGCATATCGGTGAAGACGACGATGCGTTCAACAGCATCCCCTCGCTCGCGGAGGTAATCGATTGCCTTCCAGCCGTTCGTCGAGTTCCCGACGTCCTCGTCGATCGCCAACACCGCCGCTTGGCGCTGCAGGACTGGCGTGTCGACGTGCATCGGAACGGTCTGGAAGTCGTCGCCGAACCCGCCGACCTCGGCACCCTGGTCGGCCAGGATCGCACCGAACAACGCACCGATCTCCTTCAGTCGGAGCGTGCTGTTCGCGGACAGCGGCTGATCCATCGATCCCGACAGGTCGACCGCGACAAAGGTATCGCCGAATCCGCCAGGCACCGTCTCGACCGCGACATCAATTGCGTCTTCGAGCCACTGCTCGACCGCCGGTGCCTGGACATCCGCGTCTTGTAGCGCGGTGTAGGCCTGGTAGTACCGGAACGGGTACAGCGGCGCGTGCCGGACGGCCTCCAGGTCGAGGTGATCCACGACGGTGTCCTCCGGCACGCCGGCTTCGAGCATATTCCGGAGGTTCCGGATCGACGCGAAGATGGGCAGCGTGTACTCGTCGTCCTCGATGAGCAGTTCCCAGGCGGCTTGGGTGTTGCCGCGCTCGGAAATAACCGTCTCCCACGTGTTCGGCGCCGGCAACGGGTCGACGTCGGGATAGTCGTCAAGGCCACCACGCATGAACCGCTCGAAGAGCGCTTCCTGCTCGGCGTCGACGGGCGTGGGGTGGACGCGGTTGAAGACGTCGTGCAGCGTCACCTCGCGCCGCGACAGGTCGTACTTGCCCAGCGTGTAGGCGTCGGCCATCTCCACCAGCGCGTCCTCGATCCCGCGTCGAAGCGGCCACGGCGCAGTCCCGCCGAACAGCTGATCGTGGACCGCGAGCGCGGTGGCCGTCTCGTCCATCCGCTGGATGATCGCCGGCGCCCATTCCCGGATGAGCGACTCGGGGGAGTCGTCCTTGAACCGGTCGTCGTTGGCTGCCAGCACGAGCAGGAC
Protein-coding regions in this window:
- a CDS encoding TROVE domain-containing protein, giving the protein MEFNTPKQTVAEATRTTNYEGGEAFEPADPRLALYKRTINQLLEGSFYETDDEQLAAVVRQFDAAANEDPEFVLKLAAYARQELYLRDIPQVLLVLAANDDRFKDDSPESLIREWAPAIIQRMDETATALAVHDQLFGGTAPWPLRRGIEDALVEMADAYTLGKYDLSRREVTLHDVFNRVHPTPVDAEQEALFERFMRGGLDDYPDVDPLPAPNTWETVISERGNTQAAWELLIEDDEYTLPIFASIRNLRNMLEAGVPEDTVVDHLDLEAVRHAPLYPFRYYQAYTALQDADVQAPAVEQWLEDAIDVAVETVPGGFGDTFVAVDLSGSMDQPLSANSTLRLKEIGALFGAILADQGAEVGGFGDDFQTVPMHVDTPVLQRQAAVLAIDEDVGNSTNGWKAIDYLRERGDAVERIVVFTDMQIWDNTPFTARDSQTVRDAFDAYRDEVSADTALYLVDLAAYGDLVTPEGYENVYNISGWSENVLSFIEHSENPKQIIDEIEAFEPT